From the genome of Azospira restricta, one region includes:
- a CDS encoding CobD/CbiB family protein encodes MSLVSLILALLVEQARPLPYRRVVFEPLSRLADTLDGMFNAGERGQGVLAWVLGVGGLVLAAGGVFAALSALNPLLAVAWNVLVLYLTMGFRQFSHYYTDIQLALRMDDLPRARQLLAEWRGRPSDGLSSSDVARLSIEAALVGSHRHVFGVLLWFVLLPGPCGAVLYRAAAVFAEHWSRRSEDPAFGDFGGFAKQAFAVIDWLPLRATAAAFAVVGDFEDAVYCWRTQAAQWPDDGLGIVLASGAGALGVRLGMPVVEGGEVADRAELGTGDEADVDFMQSAVGLVWRAIVLWLLLLLLLGLASLVGG; translated from the coding sequence TTGAGTCTGGTTTCGCTCATTCTCGCCCTGCTCGTCGAGCAGGCGCGCCCCCTGCCTTACCGTCGGGTCGTATTCGAGCCGCTGTCGCGGCTGGCCGATACACTGGACGGCATGTTCAACGCCGGCGAGCGCGGACAGGGCGTGCTGGCGTGGGTGCTCGGCGTCGGCGGCCTGGTGCTGGCCGCCGGCGGCGTCTTCGCCGCGCTCTCTGCGCTGAACCCGCTGCTGGCGGTGGCCTGGAACGTCCTCGTCCTGTACCTGACGATGGGCTTCCGTCAGTTCAGTCACTACTACACCGACATCCAGCTCGCGCTGCGCATGGACGACCTGCCGCGTGCGCGCCAGCTGCTCGCCGAGTGGCGCGGCCGCCCGAGCGACGGCCTGTCGTCGAGCGACGTCGCGCGGCTGTCGATCGAGGCGGCGCTGGTCGGCTCGCACCGCCACGTCTTCGGTGTCCTGCTCTGGTTCGTGCTGCTGCCCGGCCCCTGCGGCGCCGTCCTCTACCGGGCGGCGGCGGTGTTCGCCGAACACTGGTCGCGGCGCAGCGAGGATCCGGCCTTCGGCGATTTCGGCGGTTTCGCGAAGCAGGCCTTCGCCGTCATCGACTGGCTGCCGCTGCGGGCGACCGCCGCCGCCTTCGCCGTCGTCGGCGACTTCGAGGACGCGGTCTACTGCTGGCGGACGCAGGCCGCGCAGTGGCCGGACGACGGGCTGGGCATCGTGCTGGCCAGCGGCGCCGGCGCGCTGGGCGTGCGCCTGGGCATGCCGGTCGTAGAGGGCGGCGAAGTCGCCGACCGGGCCGAACTCGGCACCGGCGACGAGGCCGACGTCGATTTCATGCAGAGTGCCGTCGGCCTGGTCTGGCGTGCTATCGTGCTGTGGTTGCTGTTGTTGCTCTTGTTGGGGCTTGCCAGTCTGGTGGGCGGTTGA
- a CDS encoding acetyl-CoA C-acyltransferase family protein: MSKEVVVLSAVRSAIGAFGGSLSDIEPAELAGTVMKEAVVRSGVDPQQINYVTVGNCIPTDSRYAYVPRVASIQAGLPMDSVAMQVNRLCSSGLQGIVTTAQQIMLGDCEYGIGGGVEVMSRGGYMLPALRSGARMGDAKAIDMMVAVLTDPFGVGHMGITAENLATKWNISREEQDACAVESQRRAAAAIAEGRFKSQIVPIVKQTRKGEVVFDTDEHPKAGTTMESLAKMKPAFKKDGTVTAGNASGINDGASFFVLAAADAAARAGQKPIARLVSYAVAGVPNDVMGEGPIPASKLALKRAGLTLDQMDVIESNEAFAAQAIAVSKGLGLDPVKTNPNGGAIALGHPVGCSGAFIATKAIYELQRTGGKYALVTMCIGGGQGIATVFERI, translated from the coding sequence ATGAGCAAAGAAGTCGTTGTCCTTAGCGCCGTCCGTTCCGCCATCGGTGCCTTCGGAGGTTCCCTCAGCGATATCGAGCCGGCCGAACTCGCCGGTACCGTGATGAAGGAAGCGGTTGTCCGCTCCGGCGTCGATCCCCAGCAGATCAACTACGTCACCGTCGGCAACTGCATCCCGACCGATTCGCGCTACGCCTACGTGCCGCGCGTCGCCTCGATCCAGGCCGGCCTGCCGATGGATTCGGTGGCGATGCAGGTGAACCGCCTGTGCTCGTCGGGCCTGCAGGGCATCGTCACCACCGCCCAGCAGATCATGCTCGGCGACTGCGAATACGGCATCGGCGGCGGCGTCGAAGTCATGTCGCGCGGCGGCTACATGCTGCCGGCGCTGCGTTCGGGTGCACGCATGGGCGACGCCAAGGCGATCGACATGATGGTCGCCGTGCTCACCGATCCGTTCGGCGTCGGCCACATGGGCATCACCGCCGAGAACCTGGCGACCAAGTGGAACATCTCGCGCGAGGAGCAGGACGCTTGCGCCGTCGAGTCGCAGCGCCGCGCCGCGGCGGCCATCGCCGAAGGCCGCTTCAAGTCGCAGATCGTGCCGATCGTCAAGCAGACCCGGAAGGGTGAGGTGGTGTTCGACACCGACGAGCACCCGAAGGCCGGGACGACGATGGAGTCGCTGGCGAAGATGAAGCCGGCCTTCAAGAAGGACGGCACGGTCACCGCCGGCAACGCCTCGGGCATCAACGACGGCGCCTCGTTCTTCGTGCTCGCGGCGGCCGACGCCGCAGCCCGCGCCGGCCAGAAGCCGATCGCCCGCCTCGTCTCCTACGCCGTCGCCGGCGTGCCCAACGACGTCATGGGCGAAGGCCCGATCCCGGCCTCCAAGCTGGCGCTGAAGCGTGCCGGCCTGACCCTCGACCAGATGGACGTGATCGAGTCGAACGAAGCCTTCGCCGCGCAGGCGATCGCCGTCTCCAAGGGCCTCGGCCTCGACCCGGTGAAGACCAACCCGAACGGCGGCGCGATCGCGCTCGGCCACCCGGTCGGCTGCTCGGGCGCCTTCATCGCCACCAAGGCCATCTACGAGCTGCAGCGCACCGGCGGCAAGTACGCGCTGGTGACGATGTGCATCGGCGGCGGCCAGGGGATCGCGACGGTCTTCGAGCGCATCTAA
- a CDS encoding Crp/Fnr family transcriptional regulator, with protein MAFSDTDISLLCTSTLLRGLPLDGVFEAALRAREHQLSLPDEAVFLKAGAISPGLYLVAHGTVELVASTPEGGEKIIEFVRAGGLLAEETLFNGRPCQYSARTITPAAVLHVPEAVIGDWLTASRPFAFRLMGILAERTDYLQKDLVTFCTKSAAARLVCYLVCQFDKAPCTPDGSLSLNITLPRNKLASRLGVSDSHLSRAFNELEKQGLIVKRRGGIFIPDVPALSKYVCPAGCDW; from the coding sequence ATGGCGTTCAGCGATACCGACATCAGCCTGCTGTGCACCAGCACCCTGCTGCGCGGCCTGCCGCTCGACGGCGTGTTCGAGGCGGCGCTGCGCGCGCGCGAACACCAGCTGTCGCTGCCGGACGAAGCGGTGTTCCTGAAGGCCGGGGCGATCAGTCCGGGGCTCTATCTGGTCGCGCACGGAACCGTCGAACTGGTCGCGTCGACGCCTGAGGGCGGCGAAAAGATCATTGAGTTCGTCCGCGCCGGCGGCCTTCTCGCCGAGGAAACGCTGTTCAACGGCCGCCCCTGCCAGTACTCGGCGCGTACGATCACGCCGGCGGCGGTGCTGCACGTGCCGGAGGCGGTGATCGGCGACTGGCTGACGGCTTCGCGGCCGTTTGCGTTCCGCCTGATGGGCATCCTCGCCGAGCGCACCGACTACCTGCAGAAGGACCTGGTGACCTTCTGCACCAAGAGCGCCGCGGCGCGTCTCGTCTGCTACCTGGTCTGCCAGTTCGACAAGGCGCCGTGCACCCCCGACGGTTCGCTGTCGCTGAACATCACGCTGCCGCGCAACAAGCTCGCCTCGCGCCTCGGCGTCAGCGACTCGCACCTGTCGCGCGCCTTCAACGAACTGGAGAAGCAGGGCCTGATCGTCAAGCGCCGCGGCGGCATCTTCATTCCCGACGTGCCGGCGCTGTCCAAGTACGTCTGCCCCGCCGGCTGCGACTGGTAA
- a CDS encoding DUF4124 domain-containing protein encodes MNVRLPLLILALSLSALAPAQTVYESKGGQGKVYSDRPTPGARAVELRPLTVVEPVPVAPAAAAEPARDGGRQRQAAAAPTYQSLRVVFPEEGGSVAANNASFEVRLAVDPPLRVEQGHAFALRLDGRPVPGRFTATEIMVPPEFFGNIPPSGVQRHVLEASIVDAGGQTLLTAPPVDFQTRFVTVLQRPHGLRPRPAPPPAPVQPPAPALEPAHPAGRRLDR; translated from the coding sequence ATGAACGTCCGCTTGCCGCTGCTGATCCTGGCGCTGTCCTTGTCCGCCCTCGCCCCGGCGCAGACCGTCTACGAGTCGAAAGGCGGGCAGGGCAAGGTCTATTCCGACCGGCCGACACCCGGCGCCAGGGCGGTCGAACTGCGGCCGCTGACCGTCGTCGAGCCGGTACCGGTGGCACCGGCGGCGGCCGCCGAGCCGGCACGCGATGGCGGCCGGCAGCGTCAGGCGGCGGCGGCCCCCACGTACCAGAGCCTGCGCGTGGTGTTTCCGGAGGAAGGCGGCAGCGTCGCCGCCAACAATGCGAGCTTCGAGGTCCGCCTGGCGGTCGATCCGCCGCTGCGCGTCGAGCAGGGGCATGCCTTCGCGCTGCGTCTGGACGGCCGGCCGGTGCCGGGGCGCTTCACCGCGACCGAGATCATGGTGCCGCCGGAGTTCTTCGGCAACATTCCGCCGAGCGGCGTGCAGCGCCACGTGCTCGAGGCGAGCATCGTCGATGCCGGCGGGCAGACCCTGCTCACGGCGCCACCGGTCGATTTCCAGACGCGCTTCGTCACCGTCCTGCAGCGGCCGCACGGGCTGCGGCCGCGACCGGCGCCGCCACCGGCTCCGGTGCAGCCGCCGGCGCCGGCACTCGAACCGGCGCATCCGGCCGGGCGCCGGCTCGACCGCTAG